The Pseudomonas fluorescens nucleotide sequence GGCATCGAGGCAGTGCAGGTCGCCGTCGGCCTTGATGACCAGCGGGTTTACTTCCAGCAGGGCCAGGTCGTGTTCTTTGAACAGCTTGGCCAGGCCTACGAAAATCTTGGCGAACTGAGCAACTTGCTTGCCTTCCAGACCCAGCTGGAACGCCAGTTCACGACCCTGGAATGGCTGAGCGCCAACCAGTGGATCGATAGTAGCCTTGATGATCTTCTCAGGAGTCTCGTGAGCAACTTTCTCGATGTCCACGCCACCTTCGGTGGAAGCCATGAACACGATACGACGGCTCGAACGGTCGACTACAGCGCCCAGGTACAGCTCTTTGGCGATGTCAGTGCAGGATTCGACCAGGATCTTGGTCACTGGCTGACCGTTGGCGTCGGTCTGGTAGGTTACCAGACGCTTGCCCAACCATTGCGCAGCGAACGCCTTGGCGTCTTCCTTGCTGCGAACCAGCTTGACGCCGCCCGCTTTACCGCGACCACCGGCGTGGACCTGGGCTTTGACAACCCACTCGGTGCCACCGATCTTGTCGCAGGCTTCTGCGGCAGCTTCAGGGGTGTCGACTGCGAAACCCTTGGAAACTGGCAGGCCGTATTCAGCGAACAGCTGCTTACCCTGATACTCGTGAAGATTCATGCTTTTTACCGTCTTCGTTAGGTACTGCGCTTCGGCGCTGCGCTCCTGGGGAGTGCCGCGCCACCTGTGACCACTTGCCCCCGGTATGCTCCGGGAGTTCGAGTCCGGCGGACTTTCCGCGGTGAGTCATGCACGCAAGACTCACGACGGGCCACCCGCCGTGGTTTCTTATTGTTTAACGCTTCTTACGGTTGGCAACGTGAATGGCACCGCCATTCACAGCCAGCGCGGCTTCATGCAGCGCTTCGGACAGGGTCGGATGGGAGAAAACCATCATGCCCAGGTCTTCGGCGCTGGTGCCGAATTCCATTGCGATTGCACCCTGCTGCACCAATTCGGCAGCCGATGGGCCAATCACGTGTACACCCAGGACGCGGTCGGTCTTGGCATCGGCGATGACCTTGACGAAACCACCGGTATCGTTGGCAGCCATCGCACGGCCGCTAGCCGCGAACGGGAAGGTGCCCACGTTAACCTCAACGCCTTCGGCCTTCAAGGTCTGTTCGGTTTTACCGACCCATGCGATTTCCGGGTGGGTGTAGATAACCGATGGAATCAGGTCGTAGTTCATCTGGGCTTTGTGGCCCTTGATGCGCTCGACGACCATGATGCCCTCTTCCGAGGCCTTGTGCGCCAGCATCATGCCACGAACCACGTCACCGATGGCGTAGACGCCCGGTACGCTGGTCGCGCAGTGATCGTCGACGAAGATGAAACCACGCTCGTCGATGGTCACGCCGCTGTCGGCAGCCAGCAGATCGGTGGTCACTGGACGACGGCCGACCGCAACGATCAGCTTGTCGAAGGTGATCTTCTGCTCGCCATTGGCGTCGGTGTAGGTCACTTCGACTTCAGCGCCGTTGACCTTGGAGCCGGTGACGCGAGCGCCCAGCTTGATGTCCAGACCTTGTTTGGTCAGGGTTTTCAGCGCTTCCTTGGAGACAGCGGCGTCAGCGGCCATCAGGAAGGTGTCCAGGGCTTCCAGGACGGTGACTTCTGCGCCCAGGCGAGCCCAGACCGAACCCAGTTCCAGACCGATCACGCCAGCACCGATCACGCCCAGGCGCTTAGGTACGGTTTGGAATTCCAGGGCGCCGGTGGAATCGACGATGACATTCTGGTCGACCGGAGCCGGTGGAATGTCGATCGGACGCGAACCGGAAGCCAGGATCACGTTCTCGGCTTCGATGATTTCGGTGGTGCCGTCAGCCTTGGTGACTTCGACCTTCTTGCCAGCCAGCAGTTTGCCGTGGCCCTGGATCGAGGTTACGCCGTTGGCCTTGAACAGGGTGGCAACACCGCCGGTCAGGTTCTTGACGATGCCAGCCTTGCGGCCAACCATCGCGGCAACGTCCATCTTCACTTCACCAGTGGAGATACCGTGAACGTTGAAGCTCTCTTTGGCTTCCTTGTACTTCCAGGAGCTGTCCAGCAGGGCCTTGGAAGGAATGCAACCCACG carries:
- the sucC gene encoding ADP-forming succinate--CoA ligase subunit beta, giving the protein MNLHEYQGKQLFAEYGLPVSKGFAVDTPEAAAEACDKIGGTEWVVKAQVHAGGRGKAGGVKLVRSKEDAKAFAAQWLGKRLVTYQTDANGQPVTKILVESCTDIAKELYLGAVVDRSSRRIVFMASTEGGVDIEKVAHETPEKIIKATIDPLVGAQPFQGRELAFQLGLEGKQVAQFAKIFVGLAKLFKEHDLALLEVNPLVIKADGDLHCLDAKINIDANAMYRQPKLKTFHDPSQDDPREAHAASFELNYVALEGNIGCMVNGAGLAMGTMDIVNLHGGKPANFLDVGGGATKERVTEAFKIILSDSNVAAVLVNIFGGIVRCDMIAEGIIGAVKEVGVKVPVVVRLEGNNAELGAKVLAESGLNIIAATSLTDAAQQVVKAAEGK
- the lpdA gene encoding dihydrolipoyl dehydrogenase; the encoded protein is MSQKFDVVVIGAGPGGYVAAIKAAQLGLSTACIEKYTDGEGKLALGGTCLNVGCIPSKALLDSSWKYKEAKESFNVHGISTGEVKMDVAAMVGRKAGIVKNLTGGVATLFKANGVTSIQGHGKLLAGKKVEVTKADGTTEIIEAENVILASGSRPIDIPPAPVDQNVIVDSTGALEFQTVPKRLGVIGAGVIGLELGSVWARLGAEVTVLEALDTFLMAADAAVSKEALKTLTKQGLDIKLGARVTGSKVNGAEVEVTYTDANGEQKITFDKLIVAVGRRPVTTDLLAADSGVTIDERGFIFVDDHCATSVPGVYAIGDVVRGMMLAHKASEEGIMVVERIKGHKAQMNYDLIPSVIYTHPEIAWVGKTEQTLKAEGVEVNVGTFPFAASGRAMAANDTGGFVKVIADAKTDRVLGVHVIGPSAAELVQQGAIAMEFGTSAEDLGMMVFSHPTLSEALHEAALAVNGGAIHVANRKKR